Proteins encoded by one window of Ulvibacter sp. MAR_2010_11:
- a CDS encoding asparaginase has protein sequence MNKKANILLVYTGGTIGMIKDFETGTLRNFNFKDLLKHIPELKLLDCNIATTSFKKPIDSSNMNPSYWVDIASIIEERYEEFDGFVVLHGSDTMSYTASALSFMLENLSKPVVFTGSQLPIGDLRTDAKENLITSIQIAALREKGQSKIAEVCLYFEYKLYRANRTTKINAEHFEAFASLNYPALVESGVHLVVNNEALYVPNRRKKLRVHKKMESNILLVKMFPGIDETTINYLFSYPEVKGLVLETYGSGNVTNEIWFIEALKRLVKKGVPVINVTQCSGGSVAMGLYETSIQLKSLGVISGKDCTTEAALAKLMYLLGQNVSANSFKTIFETSLRGEML, from the coding sequence ATGAATAAAAAAGCAAACATACTTCTTGTCTACACCGGTGGAACCATTGGAATGATAAAGGATTTTGAAACCGGCACTTTGCGGAACTTTAATTTCAAGGACCTGCTTAAACACATTCCAGAGTTAAAATTATTGGACTGTAATATTGCGACCACGAGCTTTAAAAAACCCATCGACAGCTCGAACATGAACCCGTCGTACTGGGTTGATATTGCCTCAATTATAGAAGAGCGGTACGAAGAATTTGACGGCTTTGTGGTATTGCATGGGAGCGACACCATGTCGTATACAGCCTCGGCACTTAGTTTTATGCTGGAAAATTTAAGTAAGCCCGTTGTATTTACAGGGTCTCAGCTCCCAATTGGTGATTTGCGTACAGATGCCAAGGAAAACTTAATTACTTCCATACAAATTGCTGCTTTACGCGAAAAAGGACAATCTAAGATTGCTGAAGTGTGCCTGTATTTTGAATATAAGTTGTATCGTGCCAATCGCACTACAAAGATCAACGCCGAACATTTTGAAGCTTTTGCATCGTTAAACTATCCGGCATTGGTTGAAAGCGGGGTGCATTTGGTGGTAAATAATGAGGCGCTTTATGTACCTAACCGAAGAAAGAAGCTACGGGTGCACAAAAAAATGGAATCTAATATACTGTTGGTGAAAATGTTTCCGGGGATAGATGAAACAACAATAAATTACCTATTCTCTTATCCCGAAGTAAAGGGATTGGTATTAGAAACCTACGGCAGTGGTAATGTTACAAATGAAATCTGGTTTATAGAGGCATTAAAAAGGCTTGTTAAAAAAGGAGTTCCGGTCATTAATGTTACGCAATGCTCAGGTGGAAGTGTCGCCATGGGATTATATGAAACCAGTATTCAACTTAAGAGTTTAGGCGTAATTTCGGGGAAAGACTGCACTACCGAAGCAGCTTTGGCAAAACTAATGTACTTGTTGGGACAAAATGTTTCGGCTAATAGCTTCAAAACCATATTTGAAACCTCTTTGCGCGGAGAAATGCTTTAA
- a CDS encoding biopolymer transporter ExbD, with the protein MARRATPEVNAGSMADIAFLLLIFFLVTTTIEKDKGIARQLPPIDDQQQEDVIIKQKNLFIVNVNKSDQLLVEEELMDIKNLRQAAIDFLDNGGAPSGSPLYCDYCKGKRDVASSDNPDKAVISVQNDRLTSYKMYIAVQNELVAAYNFLRDRESQRLYGWKFTEMKKAIDEGNVKGDAAEALTPKMENIQTLFPLKLSEAQPKKQGQ; encoded by the coding sequence ATGGCTAGAAGAGCAACACCCGAAGTTAATGCAGGGTCTATGGCAGACATCGCATTCCTACTTCTTATCTTTTTCTTGGTAACAACTACCATTGAAAAAGACAAGGGGATTGCGCGACAATTGCCACCAATTGATGACCAGCAACAGGAAGACGTTATAATAAAGCAGAAGAACTTATTCATTGTTAATGTGAATAAGAGTGATCAATTGCTTGTTGAAGAAGAGTTAATGGACATTAAAAACCTGAGGCAAGCTGCTATCGACTTTTTAGATAATGGTGGTGCTCCTTCCGGAAGTCCGTTGTACTGTGACTATTGCAAAGGAAAACGTGATGTTGCATCATCAGACAATCCCGATAAGGCTGTAATCTCGGTTCAGAATGATAGACTAACGTCCTATAAGATGTACATCGCTGTACAAAATGAATTGGTTGCAGCTTATAATTTCCTAAGAGACCGTGAATCGCAACGTTTATACGGCTGGAAATTTACTGAAATGAAAAAAGCGATCGATGAAGGTAATGTGAAAGGTGATGCAGCGGAAGCTTTGACGCCGAAAATGGAGAACATTCAGACGTTATTTCCTTTAAAACTTTCAGAAGCACAACCTAAAAAGCAAGGACAATAA
- a CDS encoding TatD family hydrolase, with amino-acid sequence MLTDTHTHLYSEAFAEDREAMMQRAFANGITRFFIPAIDSGYTEAMYSLEQEYPGQVFLMMGLHPTSVKENFEAELQYVENQFQKRNFYAVGEIGIDLYWDKTTLDIQKTAFKRQIQLAKKYKLPIVIHCRDAFDEIFEVLETEKDEALFGIFHCFTGTFEQAQRAISFNMKLGIGGVVTFKNGKIDTFLDQIDLKHIVLETDSPYLSPVPYRGKRNESSYLKLVCKKVAEIYGIPEGEVEKTTTENSKAVFGI; translated from the coding sequence ATGTTAACCGATACGCATACCCATTTATACAGCGAGGCTTTTGCCGAAGACAGAGAGGCAATGATGCAACGAGCCTTTGCCAACGGAATAACACGTTTTTTTATACCGGCCATCGATAGTGGATATACAGAAGCAATGTATTCTTTGGAGCAAGAATATCCCGGACAGGTTTTTTTAATGATGGGGCTGCATCCTACATCTGTCAAGGAGAATTTTGAAGCTGAATTGCAATACGTTGAGAACCAATTTCAAAAAAGAAATTTTTATGCGGTAGGGGAGATTGGCATCGATTTATATTGGGATAAAACTACGTTGGATATTCAGAAAACAGCTTTTAAACGGCAAATTCAGTTAGCTAAAAAATACAAGCTGCCAATTGTGATACATTGTCGTGATGCTTTCGATGAAATTTTTGAGGTTTTGGAAACCGAAAAGGACGAGGCTTTATTCGGCATATTTCATTGTTTTACGGGAACGTTCGAGCAAGCTCAAAGGGCAATTTCCTTTAACATGAAACTGGGAATAGGAGGGGTTGTTACCTTTAAGAATGGAAAGATTGATACGTTTCTGGATCAAATCGATTTAAAGCATATTGTTTTAGAAACCGATTCCCCTTATCTTTCTCCTGTTCCATATAGAGGTAAGCGCAATGAAAGCAGTTATTTGAAACTGGTGTGTAAAAAGGTTGCCGAAATTTATGGCATTCCGGAAGGCGAAGTAGAAAAAACCACTACCGAAAACTCGAAGGCTGTTTTTGGAATTTAA
- a CDS encoding biopolymer transporter ExbD, translating to MSKFTKKKSSELPAVNTASLPDIVFMLLFFFMVVTVLREDNLLVQNTLPKADQVEKLEKDRAVYIYAGKPSSRYQDKYGTEGKIQIGDKYTDVTNIKFALTELRAKLRPELQDKVMVALKVDEKTNTGLVSDIKQELRELNMLKIIYITTPGNETEE from the coding sequence ATGTCAAAATTCACAAAGAAAAAAAGTAGTGAGTTGCCGGCCGTAAATACAGCCTCCTTACCGGATATTGTATTTATGTTGTTATTCTTCTTTATGGTAGTTACCGTATTGCGAGAAGACAATTTGCTGGTGCAAAACACCTTGCCAAAAGCAGATCAAGTTGAAAAGCTGGAGAAAGATCGTGCCGTATATATTTATGCGGGAAAGCCAAGTTCAAGATACCAGGATAAGTACGGAACAGAAGGAAAAATTCAAATTGGTGATAAGTATACAGACGTTACTAACATTAAATTTGCATTAACCGAATTGCGTGCAAAATTACGTCCCGAACTACAAGATAAGGTGATGGTTGCTTTAAAAGTAGATGAAAAAACCAACACCGGACTTGTTTCAGATATAAAACAAGAGTTACGTGAATTAAATATGCTTAAAATTATTTATATCACAACTCCGGGGAACGAGACCGAAGAATAG
- a CDS encoding porin family protein, producing the protein MSHRLYFVFLYFLIMGTSAMRSQEISEKKIDSLYREDQFYVGATYNLLTSVPDDVSIRGLSGGFQFGYLRDMPLNQRRNVAIAIGAGISFDRYGQTLFIGETEGEQTIFSVLDDEIDYNSNRFSTAIIEAPVEFRWRTSTPQAYKFWRVYAGFKVGYAYWFKSTFKQSNNNVSQTNVPEFERVRLGATLSFGYNTFNFYAYYSINPFFKDAVTIEGEPVDFRTVKIGLMFYIL; encoded by the coding sequence ATGTCACACAGGCTTTATTTTGTATTTCTCTATTTTCTGATAATGGGCACTAGTGCTATGCGCTCTCAAGAAATATCCGAAAAAAAGATCGATTCCTTGTACAGAGAAGATCAGTTCTATGTAGGGGCTACCTATAATTTATTGACATCGGTCCCGGACGATGTTAGTATTCGAGGACTTTCGGGAGGATTTCAATTTGGGTATTTACGCGACATGCCTCTTAATCAAAGGCGAAATGTGGCAATCGCTATTGGAGCAGGAATTTCTTTCGATAGGTACGGGCAAACACTTTTTATTGGTGAAACTGAAGGGGAACAGACTATATTTTCTGTGCTGGATGATGAGATAGATTACAATAGCAATCGCTTTAGTACAGCCATCATTGAGGCGCCTGTTGAGTTCAGATGGAGGACTTCCACACCCCAAGCCTATAAATTTTGGCGAGTTTATGCAGGTTTTAAAGTAGGATACGCTTATTGGTTCAAGTCTACATTTAAACAATCCAATAACAATGTTTCACAAACCAATGTTCCCGAATTTGAGCGTGTCCGACTTGGAGCAACGCTAAGTTTTGGATATAATACGTTTAACTTTTATGCCTATTACAGTATCAATCCCTTCTTTAAAGATGCGGTTACTATCGAAGGTGAGCCGGTTGATTTCAGAACGGTTAAAATTGGATTGATGTTCTATATTTTATAA
- a CDS encoding MotA/TolQ/ExbB proton channel family protein yields MKKLFSIMAIAALVFAGSFNANAAQTMPTNAQSLVTAATVTIIQDEEAASTEEPQGWHQVLKQRFIEGGPGFMGIVLLCLILGLAIAIERIIYLNLSTTNTQKLAENVEDALKSGGVEAAKEVCRNTKGPVASIYYQGLDRADESIDAAEKAVIAYGGVQMGQLEKNVSWISLFIALAPMLGFMGTVIGMILAFDKIEAAGDMNPSLVAGGIKVALLTTVFGLIVAIILQIFYNYIIAKIDSIVNSMEDASITLIDMLVDYKNKR; encoded by the coding sequence ATGAAAAAATTATTTTCTATTATGGCAATTGCCGCACTAGTTTTTGCGGGATCTTTTAACGCAAATGCTGCTCAAACAATGCCTACCAATGCACAATCTTTGGTAACTGCAGCTACAGTAACAATTATTCAAGATGAGGAGGCAGCCTCTACCGAGGAGCCACAAGGGTGGCATCAGGTATTGAAACAACGTTTCATTGAAGGAGGACCCGGATTTATGGGAATCGTACTCTTGTGTCTAATTCTTGGATTAGCAATTGCCATTGAGAGAATTATTTATTTGAATCTTTCAACAACTAATACTCAAAAATTAGCTGAAAATGTTGAAGATGCATTAAAAAGCGGTGGTGTTGAAGCAGCCAAGGAAGTTTGTAGAAATACGAAAGGACCGGTTGCCTCTATATATTATCAAGGTTTAGATCGAGCCGATGAGAGCATCGATGCTGCCGAAAAAGCTGTAATTGCTTATGGAGGTGTGCAAATGGGACAATTAGAGAAAAATGTATCCTGGATATCGTTGTTCATCGCTTTGGCTCCAATGCTTGGTTTCATGGGAACGGTAATAGGTATGATTTTGGCATTCGATAAAATTGAAGCTGCCGGAGACATGAACCCATCGTTAGTAGCGGGAGGTATTAAAGTAGCATTATTAACAACAGTATTTGGTTTGATTGTTGCTATTATCCTTCAGATTTTTTATAACTACATCATTGCTAAAATTGATAGCATAGTTAACAGTATGGAAGATGCTTCTATTACGTTAATAGATATGTTGGTTGACTACAAAAACAAAAGATAA